The following proteins are co-located in the Rippkaea orientalis PCC 8801 genome:
- a CDS encoding phosphate-starvation-inducible PsiE family protein: protein MYESLRNPSDRRIGLMNIESIVQALEMIQDAIVICLCLGLFGFMVLQIRLMILSLLPPLQFHVVTADILSLLIWVELFRLLIIYLKEQRISIGVAVEVAIVSVLREFIVRGVLEIPWTQVLATCAFLLVLGVLMIIRVWLPPTFEGIDPEQAVSERYKHQSQSKK from the coding sequence ATGTACGAATCTTTAAGAAATCCGTCAGATCGGCGCATTGGATTAATGAATATCGAGTCCATTGTGCAAGCCTTAGAAATGATTCAAGATGCGATCGTGATTTGCCTGTGTTTAGGGTTGTTTGGCTTCATGGTCTTGCAAATTCGCTTGATGATACTCTCTTTGCTGCCACCCTTGCAATTTCATGTCGTAACAGCCGATATTTTATCCTTACTCATTTGGGTAGAACTCTTTCGCCTCTTGATTATTTACCTCAAAGAACAACGTATTTCTATTGGAGTTGCCGTAGAAGTCGCTATTGTCTCGGTTTTACGCGAATTTATCGTTAGAGGTGTCTTAGAAATTCCCTGGACACAAGTCTTAGCTACTTGCGCTTTTTTACTGGTTCTTGGTGTGTTAATGATAATTCGGGTTTGGCTTCCCCCCACCTTTGAAGGGATCGATCCTGAACAAGCCGTATCCGAACGTTACAAGCACCAATCTCAGTCAAAAAAATAG
- a CDS encoding diflavin flavoprotein, translating to MVALNVRSEDITLSGRLTLQHRKISEETTAIRCLDWDRDRFDIEFGLRNGTTYNSFLIEGEKTALIDTSHRKFEQLYLDHIKGLIDLKTLDYLIVSHTEPDHSGLIKDLLNLAPQMTIVGSKVALQFLDNMVHQPFKSLMVKSGDRLELGNGHLLEFVSAPNLHWPDTIFTYDHKTRILYTCDVFGMHYCDDYLYDEEKELLEADFKYYYDCLMGPNARSVLAALKRIETLEIQTIATGHGPLLHHEIPQWVNCYRQWSQEQAKTDNLVVVFYSEGYSYSEEIARNVAQGLLKTDVTVDLVDLSTTDAHEVRELVHQAKGLALGMPSQYDTNAQLMVNTILAAAHPKQVIGLFESGGGEDEPIYPLRNKFKEIGLTEAFPPILLKTVLSVTLEKMAEEAGTDLGQWLTRDRSIKSMKSLDSSLDRALGRISSGLYLITTQKGEVSGAMLASWVIQASLEPMGVAIAVAKDRAIESLMHPGDQFVLNVLEEGNSQGLIKHFLKRFPPGCDRFAGIKTYQATNGSPILADALVYLECTVTSRTECSDHWIIYSTVQTGRVSKVEGLTAVHHRKVGNHY from the coding sequence ATGGTTGCGCTCAATGTTCGTTCAGAAGACATTACGTTATCAGGTCGTTTAACCTTACAACATCGAAAAATCAGCGAAGAAACCACAGCCATTCGTTGCTTAGACTGGGATCGCGATCGCTTTGACATCGAATTTGGATTAAGAAATGGGACGACTTATAATTCTTTCTTAATTGAAGGAGAAAAAACGGCTTTAATTGATACCTCCCATCGTAAATTTGAACAGTTGTATTTAGATCATATTAAGGGACTAATTGACCTTAAGACCCTTGATTATCTAATTGTGAGTCATACCGAACCCGATCACAGTGGGTTAATTAAAGACCTCTTAAATCTTGCCCCTCAAATGACCATTGTTGGCTCAAAAGTTGCCCTACAATTTCTCGATAATATGGTGCATCAACCCTTTAAATCGTTAATGGTTAAAAGTGGCGATCGCTTAGAGTTAGGCAACGGACACCTCTTAGAATTTGTTTCAGCCCCGAACCTGCATTGGCCTGATACCATTTTCACCTACGATCACAAAACACGCATTCTCTATACCTGTGATGTTTTTGGAATGCACTATTGTGATGATTACCTTTACGACGAAGAAAAAGAATTACTCGAAGCCGATTTCAAATATTATTATGACTGTTTGATGGGACCCAATGCCCGTTCCGTGTTAGCTGCCCTCAAACGCATTGAAACCCTTGAGATTCAAACCATCGCCACTGGCCATGGACCTTTATTACACCATGAGATTCCCCAATGGGTCAATTGTTATCGTCAGTGGAGTCAAGAACAAGCCAAAACCGACAATCTAGTCGTGGTCTTCTATAGCGAAGGGTATAGCTATAGTGAAGAAATAGCGAGAAATGTCGCTCAAGGACTGTTAAAAACTGATGTTACCGTTGATTTAGTCGATTTATCCACAACAGATGCCCATGAAGTGCGAGAACTCGTCCATCAAGCCAAAGGACTAGCCCTAGGGATGCCTTCCCAGTACGATACTAACGCGCAACTCATGGTTAATACGATTCTGGCCGCAGCCCATCCTAAGCAAGTGATCGGCTTATTCGAGTCCGGTGGAGGAGAAGATGAACCCATTTATCCCTTGCGTAATAAATTCAAAGAAATTGGTCTAACAGAAGCCTTTCCGCCGATTTTGCTCAAAACTGTCTTGTCTGTGACCCTTGAAAAAATGGCCGAAGAAGCCGGAACCGATCTCGGTCAATGGTTAACCCGCGATCGCTCGATTAAAAGCATGAAATCCCTTGATTCGAGTTTAGATCGGGCTTTAGGACGCATCAGTAGCGGGTTATATTTGATTACCACCCAAAAAGGCGAAGTTTCCGGCGCAATGTTAGCGTCTTGGGTCATTCAAGCCAGTTTAGAACCGATGGGAGTGGCGATCGCTGTGGCTAAAGATCGGGCGATCGAATCCTTAATGCACCCTGGCGATCAGTTTGTTTTGAATGTCCTCGAAGAAGGCAACTCTCAAGGGTTAATCAAGCATTTTCTTAAACGGTTCCCCCCAGGATGCGATCGTTTTGCTGGCATTAAAACCTATCAAGCGACTAACGGTTCTCCCATTTTGGCTGATGCTTTAGTGTATCTTGAATGCACCGTTACCAGTCGTACCGAATGCAGCGATCACTGGATTATCTACAGCACAGTACAAACTGGACGAGTATCCAAAGTTGAAGGACTCACTGCCGTCCACCATCGTAAGGTCGGAAATCATTATTAA
- a CDS encoding CHASE2 domain-containing protein, with protein MTQTHSTYQYQVGGSLDREDPTYVTRQADRDFYQTLKNGQFCYVFNSRQMGKSSLRVRTMQKLQAEGTICVSIDLTGIGKQDLTPEKWYAGIVYSLVSGCELAAKIQWRQWLKERTDLFSPVQCLSLFIKEVLLVEIQQKIIIFFDEIDYILSHTFCFDDFFGLIRHCYEQRNTHPDYKRLTFALLGVTTPSDLIQDKTQTPFNIGKAIQLSGFRYEEVQPLIYGLQEKIDHPETIIQEILEWTGGQPFLTQKLCQLVSQTGNLTEVVKSRIVQNWEIHDEPQHLRTIRDRIIFNQQKAVQLLGLYQKILELGEIEADSSPEQIDLRLSGLVVEKEGKLKVYNPIYQAVFNRNWVEKQLNQLRPYSKAIALWTASQSQDQSCLLQGVALQNALTWALGKNLSEVDYQFLVASQALAKQETEQLLEATEKASQLLANAQSQAKQTIEKQRIALKWIPLTALGVTLPILILRLSGLLQGLEWNLLDQFFRWRPLEASDERIVVITVDERDLTKVGQWPIPDRILAQAITKIKAQNPQAIGLDLYRDLPVEPGHSQLNQLFQSTPNLFGVEKVVGSKVAPSATLSQLGQVGFADMVVDTDGKVRRALLSVIENNHKVHYSLAVQLALTYLQTKGINPEFLDQEGQRLRLGNTLFERFTSNDGGYVRADSGGYQILLNFRGTQDRFLTFSLTDVLTNQVPPDSLRDRLVLIGTTAQSLNDLFYTPYSSGLLTSPETMAGIFVHANIISQILSATLEERPLLRVWSDLMEWLAILGMAAVGAALSWWFKSDRAIALSFLLVTSGLLGGCYLAFLGGWWLPLFPAWLALSGSTVALLFVATKQRDHLIFKLTLASLLTAYQDDQTTGRIALEYLKQSETPENRTLLEQSNEFKATGNRDGVEPLEMSS; from the coding sequence ATGACTCAAACCCATTCTACCTATCAATATCAAGTCGGAGGGAGTCTCGATAGGGAAGACCCTACCTATGTGACTAGACAAGCTGACCGAGACTTCTATCAAACCTTAAAAAATGGTCAATTTTGTTATGTTTTTAACTCTCGACAAATGGGTAAATCCAGTTTACGAGTTAGAACGATGCAAAAGCTACAAGCAGAGGGAACGATCTGTGTTTCAATTGATCTAACCGGTATTGGCAAACAAGATCTTACCCCGGAAAAATGGTATGCTGGTATTGTCTATTCTTTGGTGAGTGGTTGTGAATTAGCCGCTAAAATTCAATGGAGACAATGGTTAAAAGAAAGAACAGATTTATTTTCCCCTGTTCAATGTTTGAGTTTATTTATTAAGGAAGTTCTTTTAGTAGAAATTCAACAAAAGATTATTATTTTTTTCGATGAAATTGATTATATTCTGAGTCATACTTTTTGCTTTGATGACTTTTTTGGCTTGATTCGTCATTGTTATGAACAGCGTAATACCCATCCTGATTATAAACGGCTTACTTTTGCTTTATTAGGAGTAACTACCCCTTCTGATTTAATTCAAGATAAAACCCAAACACCTTTTAATATTGGCAAAGCCATTCAATTAAGCGGATTTAGATATGAGGAAGTTCAGCCATTAATTTACGGACTACAGGAAAAAATAGACCATCCTGAAACCATTATCCAAGAAATTCTAGAGTGGACAGGAGGACAACCCTTTCTCACACAAAAACTCTGTCAATTAGTCAGTCAGACGGGAAATCTAACCGAAGTGGTTAAATCGCGCATTGTACAGAATTGGGAAATCCATGATGAACCCCAACACTTGAGAACTATTCGAGACAGGATAATCTTTAATCAACAAAAGGCCGTTCAATTACTCGGACTGTATCAAAAAATCTTAGAATTAGGAGAAATTGAAGCCGATAGCAGTCCTGAACAAATCGACTTAAGGCTATCAGGATTAGTTGTCGAAAAAGAGGGAAAACTCAAGGTTTATAACCCCATTTATCAAGCCGTTTTTAACCGAAATTGGGTAGAAAAACAACTCAACCAACTGCGACCCTATTCAAAAGCGATCGCCCTCTGGACAGCCTCCCAGAGTCAAGATCAGTCCTGTTTATTACAGGGAGTTGCCTTACAAAATGCCCTAACGTGGGCTCTCGGAAAAAATCTCAGTGAGGTCGACTATCAATTTTTAGTCGCTAGTCAAGCCTTAGCCAAACAAGAAACCGAACAATTACTAGAAGCAACCGAAAAAGCCAGCCAACTCCTAGCCAACGCCCAATCTCAGGCCAAACAAACCATCGAAAAACAGCGTATTGCCTTGAAATGGATACCCTTAACCGCCCTGGGGGTAACTCTCCCGATCCTGATTTTACGCTTGTCTGGACTATTACAAGGACTAGAATGGAACCTACTCGATCAATTCTTCCGTTGGCGACCCCTAGAAGCTTCAGATGAGCGCATTGTCGTGATTACCGTCGATGAAAGGGATCTCACGAAGGTGGGACAGTGGCCAATTCCCGATCGCATTTTAGCCCAAGCCATTACCAAAATAAAAGCCCAAAACCCCCAAGCCATCGGACTTGATCTCTATCGAGATTTACCCGTAGAACCCGGACACAGCCAGTTAAACCAGCTATTTCAATCAACCCCTAACCTCTTCGGTGTCGAGAAAGTGGTCGGTAGCAAAGTTGCTCCCTCAGCGACATTGAGTCAACTCGGACAAGTTGGGTTTGCGGATATGGTAGTCGATACCGATGGAAAAGTCCGTCGGGCTCTGTTATCTGTGATCGAAAATAATCATAAGGTACACTACAGTTTAGCGGTGCAATTAGCTCTCACCTATCTTCAAACCAAAGGAATTAACCCAGAATTTCTAGATCAAGAAGGACAGCGACTACGCTTAGGTAACACTCTCTTTGAACGGTTCACCAGCAATGACGGAGGTTACGTCCGTGCCGACTCAGGGGGCTACCAGATTTTGCTGAATTTTCGGGGAACTCAAGACCGTTTTTTGACCTTTTCCTTGACAGATGTTCTGACCAATCAAGTCCCCCCGGACAGTTTACGCGATCGCCTCGTTTTGATTGGAACAACCGCCCAAAGCCTTAACGATCTATTCTATACCCCCTACAGTAGCGGACTTTTGACCTCCCCTGAAACCATGGCCGGGATCTTTGTTCATGCCAATATTATTAGTCAAATTCTCAGTGCAACCCTTGAAGAGCGACCCCTGTTGCGGGTTTGGTCTGATCTGATGGAATGGTTAGCCATTCTAGGAATGGCCGCCGTTGGGGCTGCACTGAGTTGGTGGTTTAAATCCGATCGGGCGATCGCCTTGAGTTTTCTGCTGGTCACTAGCGGACTGTTAGGGGGATGCTATCTGGCTTTTTTAGGAGGGTGGTGGTTGCCGTTGTTTCCCGCTTGGTTGGCACTGTCGGGGTCAACGGTAGCCTTGTTATTTGTTGCCACTAAACAACGGGATCACCTGATCTTTAAACTGACTTTAGCGTCCTTATTAACGGCCTATCAAGACGATCAAACCACCGGACGGATTGCGCTGGAATACCTCAAACAGTCAGAAACCCCAGAAAATCGGACTTTGCTTGAGCAATCTAACGAGTTCAAGGCAACAGGGAACAGAGACGGTGTTGAACCCCTAGAGATGTCGTCCTGA
- a CDS encoding diflavin flavoprotein translates to MLTSTRPRDVQIANIGTNTTIFRSRTWDRLKFEVEYALSKGTTANSYLIQGGKIALLDPPGESFTSIFLEQLANHLDFSQLDYVILGHVNPNRMATLKVLVEKAPQIKLICSKPGAKALKATFPQWEARIEAVRSEEILDLGQGHQLKFAFVPTPRWPDGLCTYDCKTRILYTDKLFGVHLCNDALFDEDWKQLDEDRRYYFDCLYGAQAKQVEAILDKLEAFSAKYYAPGHGVIVRYSLSRFTYDYRQWVQRQKSQELKVALLYASAYGNTTIIAQAIAQGLIDSGLAVELINCELATPEEITQAIADCDGFIIGSPTLGGHTPVQMQTALGIVLATASKTKLAGVFGSFGWSGEAIDLIEGKLRDGNYRLGFETIRIRFSPDQTALQQCQQAGINFAQTLKKRQKPEIAPQGLTQTQSDRTEQAIGRIIGSLCVITTYHGDTHRGFLTSSISQATFNPPGIMIAIEKRQWNEAFFDLQASFVVNILQEGRNIRKHFSEGIGSPFAQLETQTASNGCLVLTQGLAYLECTVAQQIDAGDRWLVYAVVNHGDVLQATGLTAIAHRKSGRHL, encoded by the coding sequence ATGCTCACCTCAACTCGTCCCCGTGATGTACAAATAGCCAACATTGGCACGAATACGACAATTTTTCGCTCTCGTACCTGGGATCGCCTCAAATTTGAAGTAGAATATGCCCTTTCTAAAGGAACAACCGCTAATTCCTATCTCATTCAAGGGGGTAAGATTGCCTTACTCGATCCCCCTGGAGAGTCTTTTACCTCAATTTTCCTCGAACAATTAGCCAATCATTTGGATTTTTCCCAGTTAGATTATGTGATTTTAGGTCATGTGAACCCGAATCGTATGGCTACCTTGAAGGTTTTAGTCGAAAAAGCCCCCCAAATTAAGTTAATCTGTTCTAAACCCGGCGCAAAGGCCTTAAAAGCCACATTTCCCCAGTGGGAAGCCCGAATTGAGGCAGTCCGTTCTGAGGAGATCCTCGACTTAGGACAAGGACATCAACTAAAATTTGCCTTTGTACCCACCCCACGTTGGCCTGATGGACTGTGTACCTATGACTGCAAAACCCGCATCCTCTATACTGATAAATTATTTGGGGTGCATCTATGTAATGATGCCTTGTTTGATGAAGATTGGAAGCAGTTAGACGAAGATCGCCGTTACTATTTTGACTGTCTCTATGGGGCACAAGCCAAGCAAGTTGAAGCCATTCTCGATAAACTAGAGGCATTTTCGGCTAAATATTATGCTCCTGGCCATGGGGTAATCGTTCGCTATAGTCTCAGTCGTTTTACCTACGATTATCGTCAATGGGTTCAACGGCAGAAATCTCAAGAATTGAAGGTAGCCTTACTATATGCGTCTGCCTATGGGAATACAACAATTATCGCCCAAGCGATCGCCCAAGGATTAATTGATAGCGGGTTAGCTGTGGAATTGATTAACTGTGAATTAGCCACTCCTGAAGAGATTACCCAAGCGATCGCAGACTGTGACGGGTTTATTATCGGTTCTCCCACCTTGGGGGGTCATACCCCGGTTCAAATGCAAACAGCCTTGGGAATTGTTCTAGCAACAGCCAGTAAAACTAAGTTAGCGGGGGTTTTTGGGTCATTCGGTTGGAGTGGTGAGGCCATTGATTTAATTGAAGGAAAATTGCGTGATGGTAATTACCGTTTGGGGTTTGAAACGATTCGCATTCGCTTTAGTCCCGATCAAACTGCCTTACAACAATGTCAACAAGCGGGAATCAATTTCGCCCAAACCCTGAAAAAACGCCAAAAACCTGAGATTGCACCCCAAGGATTAACCCAAACCCAAAGCGATCGCACCGAACAGGCGATCGGACGGATTATTGGGTCTTTGTGTGTGATTACCACCTATCATGGAGACACTCATCGCGGCTTTTTAACCTCTTCCATCAGTCAAGCGACGTTTAACCCACCAGGGATTATGATTGCCATTGAAAAAAGACAATGGAATGAGGCGTTTTTTGACCTACAGGCTTCTTTTGTGGTCAATATCCTGCAAGAAGGACGCAACATCAGAAAGCATTTTTCTGAAGGTATTGGTAGTCCGTTTGCCCAACTCGAAACCCAAACCGCGAGTAACGGCTGCTTGGTTCTGACTCAAGGATTAGCCTATCTCGAATGCACCGTAGCGCAACAAATTGATGCGGGCGATCGCTGGTTGGTTTATGCGGTGGTTAATCACGGGGATGTTCTCCAAGCGACGGGGTTAACCGCGATCGCTCATCGTAAATCAGGACGACATCTCTAG
- a CDS encoding Uma2 family endonuclease yields MKDVTWQEFEQILQKLGEHRSAKIAYDHYTLKIMIPVPEHEILKQIIGDLIKALLEDLDVDVYPLGSATFKNPSMKQTIKPDSCFYLANEVEVREN; encoded by the coding sequence TTGAAGGACGTAACTTGGCAAGAGTTTGAACAAATTCTTCAAAAGTTAGGAGAACATCGTAGCGCGAAAATCGCTTATGATCATTATACGCTAAAAATTATGATACCCGTCCCTGAACACGAAATTCTTAAGCAGATAATCGGCGACTTAATCAAGGCACTTCTAGAAGATTTAGACGTTGACGTTTATCCCCTAGGTTCCGCAACTTTTAAAAATCCATCGATGAAACAGACAATTAAACCCGATAGCTGTTTTTATCTTGCTAATGAAGTTGAAGTTAGAGAAAATTAA
- a CDS encoding ribbon-helix-helix domain-containing protein encodes MNIILNSEQEKFIQSQLKKGTYSNAEQIIDCALKLLQKQEADYENWVNQTTEKVKIGLEQLEQGEKVDGETVIAQLQEKLSRLRQSTIDE; translated from the coding sequence ATGAATATTATCTTAAATTCAGAACAAGAAAAATTTATTCAGTCTCAACTTAAAAAAGGGACATACTCCAATGCAGAACAAATTATTGACTGTGCTTTAAAATTATTACAAAAGCAAGAAGCAGACTATGAAAACTGGGTTAATCAAACTACGGAAAAAGTGAAAATTGGTTTAGAACAGTTAGAACAAGGTGAAAAAGTAGATGGAGAAACCGTTATCGCGCAACTACAAGAAAAACTTAGTCGCTTACGTCAATCAACAATAGATGAATAA
- a CDS encoding ribonuclease Z, with translation MEITFLGTSSGVPTRSRNVSSVALRLPQRAEVWLFDCGEGTQHQLLRSDVKISQITRIFITHMHGDHIYGLMGLLASCGLAGNAQDIEIYGPPDLIDYLKACAKYSQVKLSHRVRVYGVRPGILYEDEEFTVSCGLLKHRIPAFGYRIAEKNRPGRFDVEKATALGIPPGPIYGQLKRGEVVTLPDGRRINGKDLCGETETGRKVIYCTDTVFCDGAVELAQDGDVLIHEATFAHQDAQLAFDRLHSTSTMAAQVALIAGVKQLIMTHFSPRYAPGNVLQLDDLLAEAKAIFANTILARDFMTYEVPRLRRKTE, from the coding sequence TTGGAAATCACTTTTTTAGGAACCAGTTCAGGAGTACCGACGCGATCGCGCAATGTCTCAAGTGTCGCCCTTCGTCTCCCCCAACGGGCTGAGGTTTGGTTGTTTGACTGTGGGGAAGGAACCCAACACCAATTATTGCGTAGCGATGTCAAAATTTCCCAAATTACTCGAATTTTTATCACCCATATGCACGGGGATCATATTTACGGGTTAATGGGACTTCTGGCGAGTTGTGGGTTAGCTGGAAACGCCCAAGATATCGAGATTTATGGACCACCGGACTTAATCGACTATCTCAAAGCTTGTGCCAAATATTCCCAAGTCAAGTTATCCCATCGGGTACGGGTTTATGGGGTACGTCCTGGGATTCTCTATGAAGATGAAGAATTTACCGTCAGTTGTGGGTTACTGAAGCATCGTATTCCCGCGTTTGGCTATCGTATTGCGGAAAAAAACCGTCCGGGGCGTTTTGATGTGGAAAAAGCCACCGCGTTAGGGATTCCTCCAGGTCCGATTTATGGACAGCTTAAACGGGGAGAAGTGGTTACGTTACCCGATGGCCGTCGGATTAACGGAAAAGACTTGTGTGGAGAGACAGAAACGGGTCGTAAGGTGATTTATTGCACGGATACGGTGTTTTGCGATGGAGCGGTAGAATTAGCTCAAGATGGAGATGTTTTAATTCATGAAGCGACTTTTGCCCATCAAGATGCCCAATTAGCCTTTGATCGCCTCCATTCTACCTCCACCATGGCAGCACAAGTCGCTTTAATCGCGGGCGTTAAACAGTTAATTATGACCCATTTTAGCCCGCGTTATGCCCCTGGAAATGTTTTGCAATTGGATGATTTATTAGCAGAAGCTAAGGCCATTTTTGCTAATACAATTCTCGCGCGTGATTTTATGACCTATGAGGTTCCTAGACTGAGGAGAAAAACAGAATAA
- a CDS encoding phytoene desaturase family protein, producing the protein MTIDVIIIGSGIGGLTAGALLAKYGKKVAIFESHTIAGGAAHSFVRQGFKFDSGPSFYCGLGQDKPSLNPLKQVLDLVGESLQVVPYDPLGHYHFPEGKFPVFSNLHQYHQEVAKITPQGAKELEQFESKMLGLYDCLKEIPTIALRADWQLIPVLISRYFPALLKTLFQVGIINGSVGDVVDQTVKDLWVRRLIDLECFLLSGLKAQGTVAPEVAFMLGERSRAGVEYPIGGSEAIVNALIKGLKRWGGELYLNHHVEKIIVKSGKVTGIKLKKGDIIEARIVISNATLWDTYNHLLSPEALPQTYRKRALNTPAVESFMHLHLGIKAQGLEEITGHHVVVHDSNKDITEPGNTCMISIPSVWDKSLAPKGHYTVHAYTLESFAGWEKKEDYQHKKKERSQPLYKALEKVIPDIRERVVLELIGTPLTHSRFLRRYQGTYGPAIAAKQGMFPSCHTPIKGLYRVGDSTLPGIGVPAVAASGILCANTLVSPEIMEF; encoded by the coding sequence ATGACAATAGATGTAATTATTATTGGAAGTGGCATTGGAGGATTAACCGCAGGAGCATTACTGGCTAAATATGGTAAGAAAGTCGCTATTTTTGAAAGCCATACCATTGCCGGAGGGGCTGCTCATAGTTTTGTGCGTCAGGGATTTAAGTTTGATTCTGGTCCCTCTTTTTATTGTGGGTTAGGGCAAGATAAACCCAGTCTTAACCCTCTCAAACAAGTCTTAGATCTAGTGGGGGAATCATTACAAGTTGTTCCCTATGATCCCTTGGGACATTATCATTTTCCTGAAGGAAAATTTCCCGTTTTTAGTAATTTACATCAGTACCATCAAGAAGTTGCTAAAATAACCCCTCAAGGGGCAAAAGAGTTAGAACAGTTTGAGTCTAAAATGCTAGGACTATATGACTGTTTAAAAGAGATTCCAACCATTGCTTTAAGGGCAGATTGGCAATTAATTCCTGTTTTAATTTCTCGTTATTTTCCAGCCTTACTTAAAACCCTATTTCAAGTCGGAATTATTAATGGATCAGTAGGAGATGTTGTTGATCAAACGGTTAAAGATCTTTGGGTGCGCCGTTTAATTGACTTAGAATGTTTTCTCTTATCGGGGTTAAAAGCGCAGGGAACAGTTGCCCCTGAAGTGGCATTTATGTTAGGAGAAAGAAGCCGTGCAGGGGTTGAATATCCTATCGGGGGAAGTGAAGCCATTGTTAATGCGTTAATTAAGGGTTTAAAGCGATGGGGAGGGGAATTATATCTTAATCACCACGTTGAAAAAATTATCGTTAAATCCGGTAAAGTGACTGGAATTAAATTAAAGAAAGGAGATATCATAGAAGCCCGAATTGTGATTTCTAATGCTACCCTTTGGGATACCTACAATCATCTTCTTTCCCCTGAAGCATTACCCCAAACCTACCGAAAAAGAGCCTTAAATACCCCTGCGGTCGAAAGTTTTATGCACCTGCATTTAGGCATTAAAGCCCAAGGGTTAGAGGAAATAACAGGACATCATGTTGTTGTTCATGATAGTAATAAAGATATTACCGAACCCGGCAATACTTGTATGATTTCTATTCCTTCAGTTTGGGATAAAAGTTTAGCTCCCAAAGGACATTATACAGTCCATGCTTATACCCTAGAATCCTTTGCTGGATGGGAAAAAAAAGAGGACTATCAACACAAGAAAAAAGAGCGATCGCAACCTTTATATAAAGCCTTAGAAAAAGTGATCCCAGATATTCGAGAACGAGTCGTTTTAGAATTAATTGGAACCCCCTTAACCCACAGTCGTTTTTTACGTCGCTATCAAGGAACCTACGGACCTGCGATCGCAGCCAAACAAGGAATGTTTCCCAGTTGTCATACCCCTATCAAGGGACTTTATCGGGTAGGAGATAGTACCTTGCCGGGTATTGGGGTTCCTGCCGTAGCAGCATCGGGCATTCTTTGTGCTAATACCCTCGTTTCCCCTGAAATTATGGAATTTTAG
- a CDS encoding type II toxin-antitoxin system RelE/ParE family toxin: protein MNNYSISQEAIHDLNEIADYLARQSIDASERFVRRFAEKCRNLVNFPNMGRSYDDIFPNLRGLPLDNYIIFYQVIKQDIEIVRVVSGYRDVKSLFLDDEET, encoded by the coding sequence ATGAATAATTACAGTATTTCCCAGGAAGCTATCCATGATTTAAACGAAATTGCTGATTATTTGGCTCGTCAAAGTATCGATGCTAGTGAACGTTTTGTTAGACGATTTGCTGAAAAATGCAGAAACTTGGTTAATTTTCCGAATATGGGAAGAAGCTATGATGACATTTTTCCTAACTTGCGCGGTTTACCTTTAGATAATTATATTATTTTCTATCAGGTGATTAAACAAGATATTGAAATTGTCAGAGTTGTCAGTGGATATCGAGATGTAAAATCATTATTTTTAGATGACGAAGAAACTTGA